The Brassica napus cultivar Da-Ae unplaced genomic scaffold, Da-Ae ScsIHWf_30;HRSCAF=58, whole genome shotgun sequence genome has a segment encoding these proteins:
- the LOC125575073 gene encoding tropinone reductase homolog At2g29330-like has product MDKRWSLKGMTALVTGGASGIGHAIVEELAGFGCKVHACDLSETLLNQSLCEWKKKGFQVSGSVCDVSCRSEREKLIQTVSTMFNGKLNILVNNVGSARVKPTTEYLEDDFSFHISTNLESAYHLSQLSHPFLKASGSGSIVFISSVAGVVSIDCGSMYGLTKGALNQLARNLACEWAKDGIRANAVAPNFIYTALAQPFLDDAGFNKSLSTRTPLGRPGEPEEVASLVAFLCLPAASYITGQSICVDGGLTVNGFSYQPHA; this is encoded by the exons atggataaaaGATGGAGTCTCAAAGGTATGACGGCTCTTGTAACGGGTGGAGCCAGCGGAATCGG GCATGCCATAGTAGAGGAACTAGCCGGCTTTGGGTGTAAAGTTCATGCATGTGATCTATCCGAAACTCTGCTCAATCAGAGTTTATGTGAATGGAAGAAGAAAGGGTTTCAAGTGAGTGGTTCGGTCTGTGATGTATCATGTCGTTCCGAGAGAGAAAAACTCATACAAACCGTCTCAACTATGTTCAACGGCAAGCTCAACATTCTT GTGAACAACGTTGGCTCAGCTCGTGTAAAACCAACAACTGAATATCTGGAAGATGATTTCTCCTTTCATATCTCAACAAACTTGGAGTCTGCTTATCATCTTAGCCAGCTTTCACATCCTTTTCTAAAAGCTTCAGGATCTGGAAGCATTGTCTTCATTTCTTCAGTTGCAGGGGTTGTTTCAATTGATTGTGGATCCATGTATGGTTTAACCAAAG GAGCTTTGAATCAACTAGCAAGAAATCTGGCTTGTGAATGGGCCAAAGATGGAATAAGAGCCAACGCTGTTGCTCCCAATTTTATCTACACTGCTCTGGCTCAACCT TTTCTTGATGACGCTGGTTTTAACAAGAGTTTGTCCACTAGAACTCCACTTGGTCGCCCTGGAGAACCAGAAGAGGTTGCATCACTTGTGGCATTCTTGTGTCTACCTGCGGCTTCATATATTACTGGTCAGAGCATTTGTGTTGATGGAGGTCTCACGGTCAATGGCTTCTCCTATCAACCACATGCTTGA
- the LOC106436183 gene encoding tropinone reductase homolog At2g29310 isoform X1 produces the protein MDKRWSLQGMTALVTGGASGIGYAIVEELARFGAKIHVCDISEVILNQSLSEWENKGFHVSGSVCDVTSLSERESLIQSVSSLFDGKLNILVNNVGVLRGKRTLEYAKEDFDFHISTNLEPAFNFCQLSHPLLKASGYGSIIFMSSITGILSFTAGSIYNLTKGALNQLARNLACEWAKDGIRANAVAPNVIKTPLSQSYLDDVKFNEELCRRTPLGRAGELNEVASLVAFLCLPAASYITGQTICVDGGLTVNGFSYQPHA, from the exons ATGGATAAGCGATGGAGTCTTCAAGGTATGACTGCCCTTGTAACCGGTGGAGCCAGCGGAATCGG GTATGCCATAGTAGAGGAGTTAGCTAGATTTGGAGCTAAAATCCATGTTTGCGACATATCTGAAGTTATTCTTAATCAAAGCTTAAGCGAATGGGAAAATAAAGGGTTTCACGTGAGTGGCTCAGTCTGTGATGTTACCTCTCTTTCCGAGAGAGAATCATTAATACAATCTGTCTCCTCGCTGTTCGATGGCAAGCTCAACATTCTT GTGAACAATGTGGGAGTACTTCGTGGAAAGCGAACGTTAGAATATGCGAAAGAGGATTTTGATTTCCACATCTCAACAAACTTGGAACCTGCTTTCAATTTTTGTCAGCTTTCACATCCTCTACTAAAGGCTTCAGGCTATGGAAGTATCATCTTCATGTCCTCTATTACAGGCATTTTATCATTTACCGCTGGATCCATTTATAACTTAACAAAAG GAGCTCTGAATCAGCTAGCAAGAAATCTGGCATGTGAATGGGCAAAAGACGGCATAAGAGCCAATGCTGTTGCACCTAATGTTATCAAGACTCCTCTGTCTCAATCT TATCTTGATGACGTCAAGTTCAATGAAGAATTATGCCGAAGAACTCCACTTGGGCGCGCTGGTGAGCTGAATGAAGTTGCATCACTAGTGGCATTCTTGTGTCTACCTGCAGCTTCCTATATCACAGGTCAAACTATTTGTGTTGATGGAGGCCTTACGGTTAACGGTTTCTCCTATCAACCACATGCTTAA
- the LOC106436183 gene encoding tropinone reductase homolog At2g29310 isoform X2 — protein MESSRYDCPCNRWSQRNRVRLSSLYAIVEELARFGAKIHVCDISEVILNQSLSEWENKGFHVSGSVCDVTSLSERESLIQSVSSLFDGKLNILVNNVGVLRGKRTLEYAKEDFDFHISTNLEPAFNFCQLSHPLLKASGYGSIIFMSSITGILSFTAGSIYNLTKGALNQLARNLACEWAKDGIRANAVAPNVIKTPLSQSYLDDVKFNEELCRRTPLGRAGELNEVASLVAFLCLPAASYITGQTICVDGGLTVNGFSYQPHA, from the exons ATGGAGTCTTCAAGGTATGACTGCCCTTGTAACCGGTGGAGCCAGCGGAATCGGGTTCGTCTTTCTTCTCT GTATGCCATAGTAGAGGAGTTAGCTAGATTTGGAGCTAAAATCCATGTTTGCGACATATCTGAAGTTATTCTTAATCAAAGCTTAAGCGAATGGGAAAATAAAGGGTTTCACGTGAGTGGCTCAGTCTGTGATGTTACCTCTCTTTCCGAGAGAGAATCATTAATACAATCTGTCTCCTCGCTGTTCGATGGCAAGCTCAACATTCTT GTGAACAATGTGGGAGTACTTCGTGGAAAGCGAACGTTAGAATATGCGAAAGAGGATTTTGATTTCCACATCTCAACAAACTTGGAACCTGCTTTCAATTTTTGTCAGCTTTCACATCCTCTACTAAAGGCTTCAGGCTATGGAAGTATCATCTTCATGTCCTCTATTACAGGCATTTTATCATTTACCGCTGGATCCATTTATAACTTAACAAAAG GAGCTCTGAATCAGCTAGCAAGAAATCTGGCATGTGAATGGGCAAAAGACGGCATAAGAGCCAATGCTGTTGCACCTAATGTTATCAAGACTCCTCTGTCTCAATCT TATCTTGATGACGTCAAGTTCAATGAAGAATTATGCCGAAGAACTCCACTTGGGCGCGCTGGTGAGCTGAATGAAGTTGCATCACTAGTGGCATTCTTGTGTCTACCTGCAGCTTCCTATATCACAGGTCAAACTATTTGTGTTGATGGAGGCCTTACGGTTAACGGTTTCTCCTATCAACCACATGCTTAA